From Paenibacillus sp. PvR098:
CTTATCGATATTTTTCATAATACCGTCCCGCACCAGATGGTCATAGCCTTGAGCAAGGCAGGATTCGACCATGTCCAGCAGCAGCTCTTTACTCATCACATACATCTCCATGGAGATGTTATCGGTTCGAAGACGTCCCGAATGATCCTCGATCACCGTCACCTTCCCGTCATCCTTAACGGCCATACGGCGGTGTTTGGCATATTCATCGATATCCGCTTTTGTATAGACAACCGTGACATCGGCGCTCTTCTCCAGATGATAATCCAACACGGCATTATAGTCGATATTACATACCAGATGGCTGCGGGAAATGACCACATATTCCTCACGGCCGCGGTAAAAATAGTCGCGATGACTGTAAAACTGGAACAAATCGCCTCGGGACATTCCAGTGGTTTCATGAAGTATGGCCGGTAAAATAAACAGTCCACCGCGCTTCCGGTCCAAATCCCATTCCTTGCCTGAACCAAGATGGTCCATCAAAGAACGGTATTTGTGCTGCGTGAATACAGCTACATTCTCAATACCCGAGTTCACCATATTCGATAAGGTAAAATCAACCAACCGATATCTCGAACCGAACGGCACCGATGCAACGCAGCGGGAATAGGTCAGCTCCTCCAAATCATCCGGCTCGTTCACCAGATTAACAACGCCCATCATTCGCTTCATGCGAAATCACCCCTTCACCGAAGTACTAGTCATGCTGATGCGCTCGTTACTGCCGATCAAAATAATGTCCTGATCGCCTTCCTCTTCCGGTTTTCCGATGACGCAGCCGCTCTCCACCACCGTTCCTTCACCAATAATCGATTTATAGATCTTGACGTTATTGCCGATTTTGACGTTCGGCATGATGACCGAATCCTTGATCAGACTTCCTTCACCGATTTCCACACCGTAGAACAGCACCGAATGGTCCACTTCTCCGAAGACGCAGCAACCTTCATTGACCAGCGACCTTCGCACCTGTGCCGTCGGCGCCACATACTGCCCGGGTTGAAGCGGGTTAACCGAATAGATTCGCCATTCCCTGTCGTTTAGATTGAATTCGGGTTCGTTCTCCAGCAGATCCATATTGGCTTCCCACAGGCTTTGAATGGTACCGACATCCTTCCAGTACCCTGTAAAAGGATACGCCATCATCCTCATGTTGTCGCGCAGCATGCCGGGAATCACATCTTTGCCGAAATCTTTACTGGACTCCGCATCAGCCTCATCCTTGATCAAGTACTCCTTCAAAACCTGCCAATTGAAGATGTAAATGCCCATCGATGCGAGATTGCTCTTCGGCTCCTTCGGCTTCTCGGCGAATTCGGTAATCCTTTGATCCTCATCTGCGCTCATGATGCCGAAGCGGCTAGCTTCCTCCCATTTAACCTCAATCACGGCAATGGTGGCGTCCGCTCCCTGACGCTTGTGGAAATCCAGCATCAAATCGTAATCCATCTTGTAAATGTGATCTCCCGAAATCACCAGTACATACTCGGGATCGTATTGTTCAACAAACGAAACATTGCGGAAGATCGCGTTCGCGGTACCCTTATACCAATCTCCACCGCTTTGCTCCATATAAGGCGGAAGCACCGTAACTCCGCCATTCTTACGGTCAAGATCCCACGGCGTGCCGATGCCGATATATGTATTCAGCACAAGAGGCTGATACTGCGTCAGCACGCCGACGGTATCGATGCCCGAGTTCGTGCAGTTGCTCAGCGTAAAGTCGATTATCCGATATTTTCCCCCAAAATGTACCGCCGGCTTGGCCAGCTTGTTCGTCAACAACCCGAGACGCCTTCCTTCGCCACCTGCCAGCAGCATGGCAACACATTCTTTTTTACGCATCGGCTCTGCCCCTTCCTCGTTTTGCACTCGAACGCTTCCGCTTGATGTCGAGCGGTTTGAAAATCACGGTCGCCAGCGGCGGCAAACACACATGCAGGCTGTCCGAACGGTCATGCCAAGCGATATTCTCGGTCTTCAGCTTGCCCGAATTCAGCTTGCCGGAGCCTCCATATTCACCCGCATCACTGTTGAACAATTCCACATATTCGCCGGCATAAGGAACGCCGATCCGATAGTTCTCATGGTAGATCGGGGTAAAATTACTCACGATGACAAGCACATCCTCAGGATTGCGGGACATCCGCATAAACGTGGTAACGCTCTGCTTCTGGTCGTGCGGATCGATCCATGCGAACCCTTCGGGCACATGATCGAGCTCCCACAAAGCAGATTCCCTTACATACAGGTGATTGAGATCCCGGACGTAGCGGCGCATGCTAAGGTGGCTGTCATAGCCGAGCAACTCCCAATCGAGGTCTTCTAAATCTTTCCACTCGTCGAATTGACCAAATTCACCTCCCATGAAAAGCAATTTTTTGCCCGGGTGAGACATCATGTAGCCGTACAGCAACCGCAGATTGGCGAACTTCTGCCAGTAATCACCGGGCATTTTGTTCAGCAGCGATTTCTTGCCGTGCACTACTTCGTCATGAGATAGCGGCAGCACATAATTCTCAGAGAAAGTGTACATAAAGCTGAACGTCAGCAATTGATGGTTGCCACCCCGGAAGTACGGATCCATCTCCATGTACTTCAACATATCGTTCATCCAACCCATGTTCCACTTATAGTTAAAACCAAGCCCACCCTCATGCACAGGAGCCGTTACAAGCGGCCAGGAGGTGGAATCCTCGGCCATCATTAACGCATGCGGATTATAGGCGAAGACGGTATGGTTTAATTTTTTAATGAATTCGATCGCTTCAGGGTTCTCGTCCCCTCCATGGGCATTCTTCACCCACATTTCGCACGGTTTGCCGAAGTTGAGGTACAGGATACTGGCCACAGCATCCACTCTCAGGCCATCTATGTGATACACATCCATCCAGAACAAGGCGTTCGAGATGAGATAGCTGACGACCTCCGGCTTCGAGAAATCAAAGGAGAGGGTCCCCCACTCCGGCTTTTCGGCGCGTGCAGGGTCACTGTATTCATAAAGCGGCTCTCCATCGAATTGGCGAAGGCCATGGTCATCCTTCACGAAGTGACCCGGAACCCAGTCCATGATCACCCCGAGTCCTGCTTGATGGCAGCGATCAACGAAGTACATGAAATCCTTCGGTTTTCCGAAGCGACTCGTCACCGAATAGTATCCCGTTGCTTGATAACCCCAAGACCGATCATATGGATGCTCAGCCAGCGGCAGCAGCTCGATGTGGGTATAGCCCATTTCTTTGACGTAATCGACAAGCTCTTCGGCCAGTTCGCGATATGTATAGTAGCCACCGTCCTGCTTCTTCTTCCATGTACCCAAGTGTACCTCATAGATGTTCATCGGAGAATGAAGGGCCGAGACCGTTTTTTTTCTTTCACGCCATGCCTGATCCGCCCACTCGTACCCTTCGAGGGAAGCGATACGGGATGCGGTTCCCGGCTTCACTTCTGACCAGAATGCGTATGGGTCGGCTTTTTGCAGCATCGTCCCTTCCGCGGTGACAATTTCGTACTTGTAATAATCCCCTTCATTGGCAGCAGGAACGAATAAAGACCATACGCCCCATGTGCTGATTTTTTGCATGATGTGCTTGGAGCTGTCCCAAAAATTAAAATCGCCAATCACTCTTACCTCTCGAGCATGCGGCGCCCACACAGCGAAGCGTACCCCAGTAATTCCATCCTGCATCGTCAAATGGGCTCCGAGCATGCGATAGCTCCGAAATAAATTACCCTCATGGAATAAATACAAATCCTCCGGACCGGGGATTAAGCTCATCACTATTCATACATCCCCTTTCGAGTGGTTTGTGTCCTATTACACAAATACTACACTTTTGAATAAAATCCTTTCAGGCTTTTGCAAATTATTCATTAATTATATGAAATTGGAAGGCTCTGTTTGCAGAAAAAGGAATTCTCCAGCCCCTGTGGAATTCATTAGCATACTTAGTCCTTGAGAGGATGGAATAGATCATGAACGACAAGCTAAAGGCTTGATGCTCGGCATGTGACTGGGCGTCATGCTTACCGGTTCGGTCGCTTACGCAAGCGGAACCCAAATTGAAGTATATTTCAACAAGCTCAAATATATGTTTGACGGTATAGAAAAAAAACCGACTGCCGAACAGGGGGAAGGATTCATCTATAATGGCACCACGTATGTGCCCGTAGAATCGTCTGTAAACGAACAGTACGTATGGCTGAAGCAGCAGTTCGGTGCCGAAGAACTGGAAGAGCTGCTGAGCAAGGAAGGTTTGAGCGTTCAAGACCTTCGGCATTATCTTATACAAGTCATCGGCGCAGAGAAGTATCTGATGGCGGAAGCCTCTGACGAAAAGTTAAAACCCGTTTACGATGCCAAGCTGGCAGCATATCCGGCTGAATTTGTAAGAGCAACCGTAAGGCATATCCTGATCGGCTTCGAGGATGCCGCAGGCCAAGCACGAACCAAGGAAGAAGCGAAGAAGAAAGCACTGGAAATTCAATCCAAGCTTAAGAATGGTGAAGATTTTGCCACCCTCGCAAGGCAATTTTCGGAAGATGCAGGATCCAAAGAGGAAGGCGGACTTTATGATAACGAATTCGTCTCGATTTGGGTCGAGCCGTTCAAAAACGCGGTCTTGGAGCTCCAATTGAACCACTTGAGTGACCCCGTGGAAACCGATTACGGATATCATGTCATCCGTGTGGAAGGCCGGTCCACCCTCACGTTCGAGCAAGTAAAAAAAGAGCTGAAATATGAGTTTGTAAATCAAGCCTACGAGACGTTCATGAACAGTGAACTCCCTAAGCTCATTGAGAGATTCGACCTCCGTAAAGAGTAATTCGTAGAAGGATCGGGCCCGAGAAAGGTGCCGGTCCTTTCCTTTTTCGCCACCCGATGGATTCGGCCGCCCGAATCGTGTAGAATGTGGTAAGGATAACGGCTTCGGCCGCTTCAGCAATAGAACAAGGACAAAGGATGGTCGCTATTTATGTATGCAGCACAAGATTGGAAAGATTACGAGCTTATCGATACCGGCGGCGGTGAAAAGCTGGAACGGTGGGGCAGCATTGTTCTAAGACGTCCCGACCCGCAAATTATATGGCCATTTTCCAAGGAAGCCGGTATTTGGCGGAGTGCGGACGCTCACTATCACCGCAGTTCCAGCGGCGGCGGCGGCTGGGATTACAATAAGGACATTCCCGAGCGCTGGACGATTTCTTATCAAGGACTTTCCTTTCACATCAAACCTACGAGCTTCAAGCACACCGGGTTATTTCCCGAGCAAGCGGTAAACTGGAGCTGGATGATGGATAAGATCCGCAGCGCCGACAGACCGATTCGCGTCTTGAATTTATTTGCCTATACCGGTGGCGCGTCGGTCGCGTGCGCTTCAGCAGGGGCTGAAGTATGTCATGTCGACGCATCCAAAGGCGTCGTGCAGTGGGCTAAAGAAAATTTAGAGCTCTCCGGCCTCGGCCAGCGTCCGGTTCGCTTCATCACCGATGACGTATTCAAGTTCGTGCAGCGGGAACAGCGGCGAGGAAGCAAATACGACGCCATCATCATGGATCCTCCTTCATATGGTCGGGGTCCAAACGGCGAGACATGGAAGCTCGAAACGAACCTTTACCCTTTTGTAGAAACATGCATGAGCATATTGACGGACAAGCCATTGTTTTTCCTGATCAATTCTTACACGACAGGCATCTCGGCTACCGTGCTCAATAACATTTTGACGCTATCTCTCGGACGTACATACGGAGGAACAATATCCTGTGGAGAGATTGGCCTGCCGATTACAGCCTCCAAGCTTACGCTTCCTTGCGGTATTCTGGGGCGTTGGGAGGCGTAACGAATGTCCGGCGCTTCTCATCCCATTCACGTGCTGTACGAAGATAATCATGTTATCGTTGTGATCAAGCCGCCGAACGTACCTACTCAGGAGGATGATTCCAGGGATCCCGATATGCTCACGCTGATTAAGGCCGATCTGAAGGAGCGTCATCAAAAGCCCGGCAACGTGTTCCTCGGGCTGGTCCACCGGCTGGACCGTCCGGTCGGCGGCGTCATGGTATTCGCCAAAACCTCCAAAGCGGCGTCGCGGCTCTCCGATGCGGTTCGCACACGCTCTATCCGCAAGGAGTATACGGCCGTTCTTCACAATCGTCCTGCTCAACCACAGGGAACGCTAAAGCACCATTTGTTGAAGGATACGAAGACGAATAGGGTAGCTGTCGTTCCTCAGTCGAATCCCGGTGCAAAAGAAGCGATTCTGGACTACCGGGTGCTCGGCCATCAGGACGGGCTGTCACTTGTACAGGTCAAGCTGCACACCGGACGCCCCCACCAAATCCGGGTGCAATTTGCGGAGATTGGCTGTCCTCTGGTTGGCGATCAACGGTACGGAGGCCGCTCGGCCCAGCAGGGACAGCAAATCGCGCTGTGGTCTACTCTGCTCGGCTTCGAGCACCCAGTGACCAAGGAATCCCTGAGCTTTTCTTCCCATCCTCCTAAAGCATATCCCTGGAACTTGTGGCACCTCTGAAAAAAAGGCTGCGAATAAGGTACAAGGAACAACCAAGAGCATCAGACCTCCCGGCCCTCAAGCCATAAGGGAGGTCTTCTCCTTTAATAAGCATAAACGTTAAGCGTTGGCCACTTTACCGAGCAGATAAATGAGAAGCTGCTGGTTATGTGACGAGATACGGCTGAGATAATTCTGTAAGAATCGTTCACGAATCTGCAAGCCGCGCTCGCACTCCTTTCGCCCCTTATCTGTTACCAATACCCAAACAATACGGCGGTCCTTCTCGTCCCGCTCCCTGAAGATCAATCCGCTTTTCTCCATTCGATCAAGAAGCGTCGTTACCGCTGCCGGCGTCGTCGCCAAAACATCCGTGAAATCCGAGGGCTTCATTTGCTGCTGTCCGGAGAACATCAACAGCTCTAGCACCGTTAGCTGCCCTTCCGTCAAAGTGGGCGCCAACTCTGATTCCATATGCGTTCTGAGATCCTTTGACAATTTCCACCAGAGCTTGGCAAACTCTTGGGTTACCACATTCATCACTCCTGTAGAACCATTTCTTACCTAAATTATAGCATTTGATCCTATATTTTAAAAGGTTAATACCATAAATATTTTAGGACATAAAACGATAAAATCAGGTACCATTTGACGATGTTCAACATATAATGCACAAGGGACGTTCGCCTATCGGCGGAGCTTGTCAATCCGTGTAAACGAGGAGTGAACATTAGTGGAAGCCTGGAAGAAGCAAATCGGAGAAAACGCTTTAAAGAAAGGCATAATTAACGACCCACACTGGCTCGAAAAGCTGGACGATTCGATACCGGTATGGGCCGCATTGCAAATGATGCTGGAGCTGCTCGACAAAGTGGAGCCGAACTACTCCAGTTATGATTAAGGATTAGGTAAACTTGAGAAGCACACTGATACTATCGCTCTTGCTCAGCGGAATAACCTGCTTACCGACAGACTTGCGTTCCTCAATCGGCGCTTGCTCTGTCGAGAAGTCGGCTCTCTCGCCAGTGCTCAATACCGCGGTCACGTCGAACGGTTCTTTCACGACGAATGCACCGCGAATTCCTGTGCCATTCGGCTTCACCCGTTTACCTTCTTTAAATTCAAACGTGAAAATTCCCTTGCCGCCGCGGCCCTGTACGGGATAATCGACCACCAGCGAACGTTTGGCGTAGCCCATGTCGGATACGACCAATACTTCTCCTTCATCCCCGTCCAGCCACTCAGCGGAGACCACTTCGTCGGCTTCCTTCAGTTGAATCCCGCGAACGCCGCCTGCGGCGCGCCCCATCGGGTTGACTTCGTCTTCCTTGAAGCGGATTGCCATCCCGAGCCGCGTCACAAGCAGAAGCTCCTTGGAGCCGCTGCTCAGCTTGACATCCAGCACCGCATCCTGTTCCCCGACCTTGCAAGCTACGATGCCGATGGAGCGGTTCGTTGCGTACTCTTTCAGCTCCGTCCGCTTCACTTGCCCTCTTCGCGTAATGAATACGAGAGATTTGCCCGCCGCTTCGAAGTCCTTCACGGGAAGAACGTGAACGATCCGGTCATCCTTCGGAATCGGGATCACATTCACGATGGCCGTACCGTTTTCCTTCCACTTGTACTCCGGTATTTGATGCACCGGAAGCAGATAGTATTGGCCCTTTTGTGTGAAAATCAGCAGATTCTCCAGTGTATTGACATCAAGCAAGCTGCGAAGGTAATCGCCTTCCTTCAGCCCGGTTTTGTCAATCTCTCCACCGGAACGGATGAAGGAGAGCTTCCCGGTGCGCTTGATGTATCCTTCGTTCGAAAGCGTAACGAATACATCCTCGGCGGTCACCATGACCTCTAGATTTACCTTCAGCTCTTCCACTTCGTCCTGAATATTGGAACGGCGGTTGATGCCGTATTTATCGTGGATTTGTGTAATCTCCTGCTTTATAACGCCCAGAAGCTTTTTCTCGCTCCCTAGAATTCCTTGCAGATACGCTATCGTTTTCTGCACTTCATGGAGCTCTTTCTCCAGCGAATGAATCTCCAAATTCGTCAGACGGTACAACTGCAGTGTCAGAATAGCATCCGCCTGGCGTTCTGTGAAGCCGAATTTTTCTACCAGATTGTTTTGCGCGTCTTGACGGTTCTTCGAGGCTTTGATCGCAGCGATGACCTCGTCCAGGATATTCAGCGCCTTAACCAATCCTTCGAGCACGTGGGCGCGGTCTGCCGCTTTCTCCAGATCGTACTGGGAACGGTGTGTAACCACTTCTTTCTGGTGCTTAATGTAAGCCACCAGCATTTCCCTTAAGCCGAGCTGCTTTGGTGTCTTGTTTACAATCGCAACCATATTAAAGTTGTAAGTGACTTGTAAATCCGTCTTTTTCAGCAAATAGGCTAAAACTCCCTGCGCATCCGCATCCTTCTTCAGATCAACAACGATCCTCAGACCCTGCCGGCCGCTTTCGTCACGGACTTCCGAGATGCCTTCGATTTTTTTCTCCAGGCGGATGTTTTCCATAGCGGTGACAAGTCGGGATTTGACTACTTGATAAGGAATTTCCGTAATAACGATCTGCTGGCGTCCGCCGCGCACCTCTTCGATCGATGTACGCGCCCTTACATAAATGCGGCCCTTACCGGTCCGATACGCATCGCGGATACCCTCCAAGCCCATAATAATACCGCCGGTTGGAAAATCGGGCCCTTTGACGACGCCCATCAAGTCCTCCAGCGTAATGTCCGGTTGGTCGATCAGCGCAATGCAAGCATCGATCACCTCGCGCAGATTGTGCGGAGGAATCTCAGTTGCAAAACCGGATGAGATCCCGCTTACACCATTCACAAGCAGGTTAGGATAACGCGAAGGCAGCACAACCGGCTCCTTCGTCGTATTATCGAAGTTATCTTTGAACTGTACCGTACGCTTTTCAATATCTCGCAGCAGCTCCATCGCGATTTCGGACAGACGCGCTTCCGTATAACGCATCGCAGCAGCCGGATCGTCATCCTGCGAGCCCCAGTTACCATGGCCGTCGACCAGCACATGCCCCATTTTCCAAGGCTGCGCCATGCGCACCATGCCCTCGTAAATCGATGAATCCCCGTGCGGATGGTAGTTACCCATAACGTCACCAACAGTTTTGGCCGATTTGCGGTATGGTTTGTCCGGAGTGTTACCCGCATCGTACATGGAGTAAAGAATCCGCCGCTGAACCGGCTTCAGCCCGTCGCGCACATCCGGAATCGCCCGGTCTTGAATAATGTATTTGGAATACCTGCCGAACCGGTCGCCTACAACTTCTTCCAGAAAGGCCGGTAAAAAGTTTTCGAGTATGCTCACAGAAGGCCCCCCGTCTACCCAGATAATATATTTTCATCATGTCCATATCGTTCCGACTTCACTAAAGCTTTAGTGTTGCGGAGCAATACAGCCGCTTTATTCTTCAAATTCCGTGAAATCCACGTTCTCGATAATCCAGCGCTTGCGCGGGTCCACTTTATCCCCCATCAGCGTAGATACACGACGTTCGGCTTTGGCTGCATCATCAATCTGCACTTGCAGGAGCGTGCGTGTAGCCGGATCCATCGTCGTCTCCCACAGCTGATCGGGATTCATCTCGCCAAGACCTTTGTAACGCTGCAGCTCTAGGTTCTTGCCGAGCTCCTTGATTAATGTCTGAAGTTGCTCATCGGTCCACGCATAGCGCACCGTGCTTGCTTTGCCTGCCTTTTTGGTCACCTTATACAGCGGCGGCTGGGCTAAGTAGACTTTTCCAGCGTCGATTAGCGGCTTCATATAACGATAAAAGAACGTCAACAGCAGCACTTGGATATGTGCGCCGTCCGTGTCAGCATCGGTCATAATGATGATTTTGGCATAATTGCTTTCTGTTACATCGAACTCCGGACCGACTCCTGCTCCGATCGCTGCAATAATGGCCTTATATTCATCGTTTTTCATAATATCGAGAAGCTTGGCTTTTTCCGGATTCATCGGTTTACCTTTCAACGGCAGGATAGCCTGATGCCGGGAATCTCGGCCCTGCTTGGCCGAACCGCCGGCCGAATCGCCCTCGACGATGAACAGCTCGTTGCGAGTGTAATCCTTCGACTGCGCAGGCGTAAGCTTGCCTCCAAGATTGGAGCTTTCACTCTTACCCTTCTTGCCGCTGCGGATTTCCTCACGGGCTTTGCGCGCCGCATCGCGGGCTCTTGCCGATTGAATCGCCTTCTTCATGATCAACTGCGCAACCTGTGGATTCTCCTCCAGGAATACAGCCATTTTGTCGGAAACGACCGAATCGACTGCACTGCGAGCCGAAGAACTCCCGAGCTGGTCTTTCGTCTGACCTACGAATTCGACCTCGCCCATCTTGATGTTAATGACCACCATCATGCCTTCGCGCAGGTCTTGTCCATCCAGATTTTTTTCTTTTTCCTTCAGCATGCCGTTCTTGCGGGCATAGTCGTTCATCACACGAGTGTACGCAGTTTTAAAGCCGGTCTCATGCGTTCCGCCGCCGCGGGTAGGTATGGAGTTCACGAACGAAACAAGCGTTTCGGTGTAGCCGTCGTTGTACTGAAGGGCTACCTCGACCTCGATTTCGTCTTTTTCCTGAGCAAAATGAATCACGTCGTGCAGCACCACTTTGTCTTCATTCAAAAATTGGACGAATTGACTGGCGCCGCCTTCGTATTGGAATGTCTCCTGCTTTCCCGCGCGTTCATCTATCACCGTGACCTTGAGTCCCGAATTCAGGAACGCGATTTCCTGTAAGCGCTCATAAAGCGTATCATAATTGACTGTGATACCGCCTTGAAAAACGCGTTTGTCCGGCTTGAATGTTACCTTCGTGCCGTTTTTACGGGTTGTGCCGGTTACTTCAAGTCCGGTGACCGGTTCCCCGACATGCTCTTTGCCCTGCTTGTCCACCCAGTATTCGAACCGCTGACGGTGAGTTTTGCCTTCGCGGTAAATTTCCACTTCCAGCCACTCGGACAGCGCATTCGTGACGGATGCACCGACGCCGTGTAAACCGCCGGATTTTTTGTACCCTCCGCCTCCGAACTTGCCACCCGCATGTAGAATCGTAAACACCACTTGCGGTGTGGGGATGCCTGTTTTGTGCATGCCGGTCGGTATGCCGCGGCCGTTATCCTGTACCGTCACCGATTGATCCTTATGAATGATGACATCGATCTGCGAACAATATTTGGCCAGATGCTCGTCTACCGCATTGTCCACGATCTCCCAGATCAAGTGATGCAAACCCGATGAGCTAGTGCTGCCGATATACATTCCCGGCCGTTTACGCACCGCCACAAGTCCCTCGAGCACCTGAATATCGTCCGCACCGTAATCCGCCGGCGCTGCTCCATTTCCAAAGATATCTAGTTGTTCCGCCATTGAAGCCTCCTACACACCTTTTGTCTCCATTCAGCTAACATGCATTATAACATTTGAACGGATTAGTTCAATACATCTTTTTTCGTGAACACCACAAAAGATACAAGAACGGATACCAGACCCCATACCGTCAAGACGGCTAAGGAAAACGGCAAATCCATGCCTTTGATGGGCGGAAGTGCACCAGCTAAATAATCGGTAAGCTCCAAATTCACCATGAAAAAATATTTTGCCGTTTCCCACGAGGACACCATGTTGCTCAGAATCGTTCCTGAGATCAGCACCGCCAGCATGATACCCATCCCTGCTGCCGTGCTGCGGAATATTACGGATACCATCAGCGTCATCAAGGCCACAATTAGCGCGGAATACCAGACCAGCCCGAACTGCATGATCAGATATAGCCACTGCTCGACCGGGCGGACTAAAGAGAAATCAACCTCGGTTCCCGACAGCTGAAATCCGAAAAAGACGGGCATATCCCATCCTCCGTAACCGAAGACCGCACCGGATATGAGATACGCAAGCAGTCCGGTCGCAATGACGATAATTGAAGTGAACAATATCAAGGTAATCAGCTTGCTAAGCAGTATTTTCCACCGCCCGACGGGCCTTGTCAGCAGCAGCTTGATCGTTCCGGAGGTGTGTTCGCCTGACACCAAATCGGCTGCAATCACCATCACCATGAGCGGGATGAACAGACCAACCGCATTTTTCACGAACTCTCTTGTAAAGGTTACCCCGTTCGGCGAAGCCGGATTCACATCTTTATCCAAGTAATATTGCGCCAGCATGACTTCGACCCGGCGCCACTGCTTCCACTCCTCAGGCATACGGTTGCTCCCAAGGCTACGTGTATAATCAACAATTTTTTGACGCTGCTCCGCACGCCAGTCGTTTGTTCCAAACTGCTTTAGGTTGTTTTGAGTTACTTTCATCTGTGCGTAGGTAAACATCGGAATGATCGCAGCAAGAATGAGCAGCACGACCAGCAGTCTCTTCTTCATAACGATTTTGATACACTCGTTCTTTACAAGCGGATACAAGCTAACCAATGCGCTCCCCCTCCGTCAGCTTCAAAAATAAATCCTCCAGCGTAGGATTTTTGATCTCAATACCGTACAGCTGCACCCCCGCTTCCACTATGCGCCGCGACAGCTCCGGTATCGCATCGGGATTCAATTGCGTTATGATCCGAGGCACGGGTACTCCTGTACCGGATTGGGCTGCTCCCGGATCTTTGTCCTCATTGGTATTGACCACCACCTCGGGCTCAGCCTTCAAGATATCCAGCGCCCTCTCCACAGGAGTAACGCTCCAAACGACCGTGCTGGTCGACTGGTCCACTAACGCCGACACCTCACCGACCTTAATCACCTCTCCTTGACTGATAATGGCTACGCGGTCGCACATCTGTTGAATTTCGCTAAGCAAATGGCTCGATATAAAAAGACTAAGACCTGAATTCGCCAGCTTCCGGATAAACTCACGCAGCTCCTTGATGCCTTGGGGATCAAGACCGTTGGTGGGCTCGTCCAGGATCAACAGCTTTGGATTGTTCAAGAGCGCTTGAGCAATGCCCAGACGCTGTCTCATCCCAAGAGAATAGGTCTTCACCTTGTCATGAATACGTCGGTCCATCCCGACGATTTCGACGACCTCATAAATCCGTTTCTCAGTAATTCCAGGGAGCATGCGGGCAAAATGTTCCAGGTTCTCCCATCCGCTCAAATACCCGTACAGCTCAGGGTTTTCCACGATACAACCGATGTACTGAAGCGCCTCGTTATGTTCCTTCTGCACATCATAACCGCATATTTGGATTGAGCCTTCCGTAGGACGGATCAAATCGACCAGCATACGGATCGTTGTCGTCTTTCCTGAGCCGTTCGGACCAAGAA
This genomic window contains:
- the glgD gene encoding glucose-1-phosphate adenylyltransferase subunit GlgD, which codes for MKRMMGVVNLVNEPDDLEELTYSRCVASVPFGSRYRLVDFTLSNMVNSGIENVAVFTQHKYRSLMDHLGSGKEWDLDRKRGGLFILPAILHETTGMSRGDLFQFYSHRDYFYRGREEYVVISRSHLVCNIDYNAVLDYHLEKSADVTVVYTKADIDEYAKHRRMAVKDDGKVTVIEDHSGRLRTDNISMEMYVMSKELLLDMVESCLAQGYDHLVRDGIMKNIDKLSVFGYLHEGHTGIVNTIQSYYKNSMQLLNPKVWRELFFQRNLIYTKVKDEPPARYAENAHARNSLIANGCVIEGKVENSILFRGVKIRKGAYVKNSIILQNCEIEENVIIENAILDKDVFISRGRVLTGDKQAPFIASKTKVI
- a CDS encoding glucose-1-phosphate adenylyltransferase; its protein translation is MRKKECVAMLLAGGEGRRLGLLTNKLAKPAVHFGGKYRIIDFTLSNCTNSGIDTVGVLTQYQPLVLNTYIGIGTPWDLDRKNGGVTVLPPYMEQSGGDWYKGTANAIFRNVSFVEQYDPEYVLVISGDHIYKMDYDLMLDFHKRQGADATIAVIEVKWEEASRFGIMSADEDQRITEFAEKPKEPKSNLASMGIYIFNWQVLKEYLIKDEADAESSKDFGKDVIPGMLRDNMRMMAYPFTGYWKDVGTIQSLWEANMDLLENEPEFNLNDREWRIYSVNPLQPGQYVAPTAQVRRSLVNEGCCVFGEVDHSVLFYGVEIGEGSLIKDSVIMPNVKIGNNVKIYKSIIGEGTVVESGCVIGKPEEEGDQDIILIGSNERISMTSTSVKG
- the glgB gene encoding 1,4-alpha-glucan branching protein GlgB, with translation MSLIPGPEDLYLFHEGNLFRSYRMLGAHLTMQDGITGVRFAVWAPHAREVRVIGDFNFWDSSKHIMQKISTWGVWSLFVPAANEGDYYKYEIVTAEGTMLQKADPYAFWSEVKPGTASRIASLEGYEWADQAWRERKKTVSALHSPMNIYEVHLGTWKKKQDGGYYTYRELAEELVDYVKEMGYTHIELLPLAEHPYDRSWGYQATGYYSVTSRFGKPKDFMYFVDRCHQAGLGVIMDWVPGHFVKDDHGLRQFDGEPLYEYSDPARAEKPEWGTLSFDFSKPEVVSYLISNALFWMDVYHIDGLRVDAVASILYLNFGKPCEMWVKNAHGGDENPEAIEFIKKLNHTVFAYNPHALMMAEDSTSWPLVTAPVHEGGLGFNYKWNMGWMNDMLKYMEMDPYFRGGNHQLLTFSFMYTFSENYVLPLSHDEVVHGKKSLLNKMPGDYWQKFANLRLLYGYMMSHPGKKLLFMGGEFGQFDEWKDLEDLDWELLGYDSHLSMRRYVRDLNHLYVRESALWELDHVPEGFAWIDPHDQKQSVTTFMRMSRNPEDVLVIVSNFTPIYHENYRIGVPYAGEYVELFNSDAGEYGGSGKLNSGKLKTENIAWHDRSDSLHVCLPPLATVIFKPLDIKRKRSSAKRGRGRADA
- a CDS encoding peptidylprolyl isomerase — translated: MLTGSVAYASGTQIEVYFNKLKYMFDGIEKKPTAEQGEGFIYNGTTYVPVESSVNEQYVWLKQQFGAEELEELLSKEGLSVQDLRHYLIQVIGAEKYLMAEASDEKLKPVYDAKLAAYPAEFVRATVRHILIGFEDAAGQARTKEEAKKKALEIQSKLKNGEDFATLARQFSEDAGSKEEGGLYDNEFVSIWVEPFKNAVLELQLNHLSDPVETDYGYHVIRVEGRSTLTFEQVKKELKYEFVNQAYETFMNSELPKLIERFDLRKE
- a CDS encoding class I SAM-dependent methyltransferase produces the protein MYAAQDWKDYELIDTGGGEKLERWGSIVLRRPDPQIIWPFSKEAGIWRSADAHYHRSSSGGGGWDYNKDIPERWTISYQGLSFHIKPTSFKHTGLFPEQAVNWSWMMDKIRSADRPIRVLNLFAYTGGASVACASAGAEVCHVDASKGVVQWAKENLELSGLGQRPVRFITDDVFKFVQREQRRGSKYDAIIMDPPSYGRGPNGETWKLETNLYPFVETCMSILTDKPLFFLINSYTTGISATVLNNILTLSLGRTYGGTISCGEIGLPITASKLTLPCGILGRWEA